One genomic region from Mytilus trossulus isolate FHL-02 chromosome 9, PNRI_Mtr1.1.1.hap1, whole genome shotgun sequence encodes:
- the LOC134682921 gene encoding DC-STAMP domain-containing protein 2-like isoform X2 — MTHVETKTGKSKLRFEEKKTEDPTSYNDALRFPDKLFKSNRHTFTCLKAIFGIFSGILTGGILFVLLIYSFGFALDIAGYISIGVTAVACLGLALSVHVRCIVLLMIPSLFTGRGRVAILAVILGLLLSRPIKNISINTSEVSRSMACSTELFQNQSHTLRQQLNVPLKQITDVLDKHAKDIKEIGKQIDKAIKPINDALAAIKHGVQKVSGALDTASQECDRMMNSVYDDCTIELSNAYDKCSETLSSAKRYVPHLDITAVCKILDKNQVCVILKPSVVCSPVKTLDNAAEKLADFAVNLVKDIDKWFQFNIIKKSQNDQVNNATKTAKEFIAEIEKALTDKKITFTYIVESMSQLLALSLLLLLTQSFFYLKNYLAKDEFDNIYITSQFMGYDSETREKGQQGVLPLQKKEKKLYTDSTSFMMSPKERSQSVIGISQLILHVLLSALIVFLNYVLFYILFLVNRYGQVNVDVTGKSKINLKVRGGQMAALINTFINNINIENTYEASYNTTVCLPSPTPPDATDIPVLCSAYAAAFLLVLLQAYGARCNRKICAFYYPEQEMERIAFLQKKILYNRTERHTFIKQHVTSIKNKKIAEQRMSVKQMLSAICPCFKVEKTDLKFCMYCGANQGSSRTLQECKNTNCTSTYCSECFNDVDIFVLSVENNMFIMFIL, encoded by the exons atgacacatgtggaaacaaaaacaggaaaatcaaaaCTTCGATTTGAAGAGAAAAAGACTGAAGACCCAACCTCATACAATGATGCCCTTAGATTTCCTGACAAACTATTTAAAAGTAACCGCCATACATTCACCTGCCTAAAGGCTATATTTGGTATCTTTTCTGGAATATTGACTGGTGGAATACTGTTTGTTCTGCTAATCTACAGTTTTGGTTTTGCCTTGGATATAGCTGGGTATATATCTATTGGAGTGACAGCCGTAGCATGTCTAGGTCTAGCACTATCTGTCCATGTCCGCTGTATCGTGCTACTGATGATTCCTAGCCTATTTACTGGTAGAGGAAGGGTAGCCATCTTGGCAGTAATATTGGGACTCCTTTTATCAAGACCAATCAAAAACATCTCTATAAATACTTCAGAAGTATCCAGAAGTATGGCCTGTAGTACCGAACTCTTTCAGAATCAGTCACACACTCTCAGACAGCAGTTAAATGTGCCATTAAAGCAAATTACTGATGTCCTGGATAAACACGCTAAAGATATAAAGGAAATtggaaaacaaatagataaagcCATAAAACCAATTAATGATGCTCTTGCTGCTATTAAACATGGTGTCCAGAAAGTGAGCGGTGCACTGGATACAGCTTCACAG gAGTGTGACAGAATGATGAACAGTGTTTATGATGACTGTACAATAGAACTCAGCAATGCATATGACAAATGTAGTGAGACACTTAGTTCTGCTAAAAG GTATGTTCCACATTTAGATATCACAGCAGTCTGTAAAATCCTTGATAAAAACCAGGTCTGTGTTATACTCAAACCATCTGTTGTATGTTCACCAGTCAAAACACTTGATAATGCAGCTGAGAAACTTGCGGATTTTGCTGTCAATCTGGTCAAAGATATCGATAAATGGTTTCAATTCAACATCATCAAGAAGTCTCAGAATGACCAGGTGAATAATGCTACCAAAACAGCTAAAGAATTCATTGCTGAGATTGAGAAAGCTTTGACCGACAAGAAAATAACATTTACTTACATCGTAGAAAGTATGAGCCAACTTTTAGCTCTTTCCCTTCTGTTGTTACTAACCCAATCatttttttacttgaaaaatTATCTGGCCAAGGATGAATTCGATAACATTTACATTACTTCCCAGTTTATGGGTTATGATTCTGAAACACGCGAGAAAGGACAACAGGGCGTGTTACCTCTTCAAAAGAAGGAAAAGAAACTATACACAGATAGTACATCCTTCATGATGTCTCCAAAAGAAAGAAGCCAGAGTGTGATTGGTATTTCTCAACTCATCTTACATGTGTTACTGAGTGCTCTGATTGTGTTCCTTAATTACGTACTGTTCTATATATTGTTCCTTGTAAACAGGTATGGCCAGGTGAATGTAGATGTCActggaaaaagtaaaattaacctAAAGGTCAGAGGAGGACAAATGGCTGCTTTAATCAAcacttttataaataacattaacattgAAAACACGTACGAGGCTAGTTATAATACAACTGTATGCCTGCCAAGTCCAACACCTCCTGATGCCACGGACATTCCAGTTCTTTGTTCAGCTTACGCTGCTGCTTTTCTCCTGGTTTTACTGCAAGCCTATGGAGCAAGATGCAATCGTAAAATATGTGCCTTCTACTATCCTGAACAGGAAATGGAACGTATCGCTTTTCTGCAGAAGAAAATCCTTTACAACCGCACGGAAAGGCACACATTCATTAAACAACATGTTACttcaataaagaataaaaaaattgctGAGCAGAGAATGtctgtaaaacaaatgttatcTGCAATATGTCCTTGCTTTAAAGTGGAAAAGACAGATCTAAAATTCTGTATGTACTGTGGAGCTAATCAAGGGTCCAGTCGTACATTACAGGAATGTAAAAACACAAACTGCACATCAACTTATTGTTCTGAGTGTTTTAATGATGTGGACATATTTGTCCTATCTGTagaaaataacatgtttatcatgtttatattatag